ACGAGAATTATTTAGCGAGCCGCAATGGCGTTGGACACCGAACCGGGGTGGGCGCGGTTCCGGAGATCGATGGCGTGTCTGCCGGGGGGATGCCAACGCGGGTGAAATGCCTGCACGTACTGGTAGGGCACTCTCTGGCGGCCGGCCCCGGTATCAACCCGCTCGGTGATGAAGCGTTGGCGGGCATCGACCAGTGGTGGAACCGCGAGCAGTGTTGGTGCAAGGGCGCTTGGGACACCAACGCCAGCGTCCCCAACCAGGAGTTGAGCCGGCATGCCCGTACACAGGGGCTCAGTCCGGAGGAACTGCAACAGAAAAAAGCGGAGCGTCGCGCGCCCTCGGGGGACCGCACATGAGCAGGGTGGCCGCCATTGACTGCGGCACAAACTCGATCCGACTCCTGATAGCCGACGCCGACCAAGGCGCCCTCACCGACGTGGTGAGACTGATGCGCGTGGTCCGGCTAGGCGAAGGCGTTGATGCCACGGGCAGGTTCAGCGACGCAGCACTCGAACGCACCCTTGCAGCAACACGGGAGTACGCGGAACTGATTGAACAGCACGACGCCGGCCGGATTCGATTCGTTGCAACCTCGGCTACCCGCGACGCCGCCAACCGGGAGGTCTTCTTTGATGGTGTCCGCGAGCTTCTCGGTGTGGAACCGGAGGTCATCAGTGGCGATGAGGAAGCGTCCCTGTCCTTCCAAGGTGCGGCCAGTGTGTTGAGCCTGGATCAAGCTGACAATCTGCTGGTGGTGGACCTCGGTGGCGGCAGCACCGAATTCGTCATGGGTAACGCTGACGGAGTCACAGCCGCGAGGAGTATGAACATGGGCTGCGTCCGGTTCACGGAAAAGTTCCTGTCAACCGATCCGCCCACGGCGTCGGAAATCGCCATGGCTGTCGGGAGTGCGCGCGAGCTGATCCACTCGGCGTCCATTGACGTCCCCCTTTCGCAGGCCACAGCCCTGGTGGGGGTGGCTGGCAGCGTTACCACTATCACGGCACACGCTCTGGGCCTGGAGGAATACAGTTCCGAGGCCATTCACGGGACTGAATTGCCCCAGCAGCTTACTGCGGATGCATGTACTGATCTGCTGACAATGCCGCGATCGGTCCGTGGGGAACTGCCGTATATGCACCCCGGAAGGGTAGACGTTATTGGCGCCGGCGCACTGATCTGGCGGACCATCATCGACGAACTAGCTGAACGCACCAATGGCCGAATCGCCTCGACCATCACCAGCGAACACGACATCCTGGATGGAATCGCTCTGAGCATCGCATCGTCGGAACGGCGCTGATGTGGCTGTGTCCCGCCAGAAAATGACCGCAGCCTCTCGACGCACCCTCAGCGCCGTCGTCGTGCTGGTTCTTTTGGGTACCTGGGCCGCGGCCCCGGCAGGTGCTGCTGATGATATCCGCAGCAAGGAGTACTGGCTCGAGGATTACGGCATCACAGAAGCCTGGAAGACGTCTAAGGGAAAGGGCGTCAAAGTTGCTGTCATCGACAGCGGTGTGGACGGTAGCCACCCGGATCTGAAGGGCGTTGTAGTTGGCGGTACGGACGTTTCCGGGGTTGGTGCCGCAGATGGCCAACAGGGCATTGGCATAACGCCGGAGCACGGCACACTCGTTGCTTCGCTGCTCGCCGGGCGCGGGCATGTTGATAAAGGTCCTTCGGTATCGCCTTCCCCGAGCGCCAAACCAGACCCCATGGACCGCTACGGTCGTGGGCCCGAAGGGATCGTGGGTGTTGCTCCGGAGGCAGAAATACTTGCAGTATCCGCCTTCATCGGGCAGGACAATCCGGGCGGGATCAGCATTGACGAACAGATCCCGAACGCCGTCCGATGGGCCGTGGACCACGGTGCGCAAGTCATCAATATGTCTTTAGGCAGCACTTCCGCTTCCTGGCCCAAGGCGTGGGACGCAGCCTTTCTGTATGCCGAACAGCACGACGTCGTCATCATCACGGCGGCTGGAAACCGTGGGGTGGGCATGGTGCAGGTAGGCGCTCCCGCTACGATCCCCGGTGTCTTGGCCGTTGCTGGACTTGATGTCGAAGGCAGGGCAAGTTGGGACTCATCGTCCCAGGGGATCACCATCGGGGTTGCTGCTCCGGCGGAGAAACTCGTGGGAGCACTGCCCGGAGGGCTCTATGCCAACTGGTCCGGAACCTCAGGCGCCGCACCCCTGGTCGCGGGCGTCGCTGCTCTGATCAGGGCTGAATATCCTGATATGTCTGCGGCGCAGGTCATCAATCGGATCATCACGACCGCCACTGACGCCGGGGTGCCCGGTCTTGACCCGATCTATGGATACGGAGTGCTCGATGCGGCGGCTGCGGTGACGGAGCCAGTCCCCGTGGTGGCAGTGAATCCGCTGGGTACCATCAGTGATTGGATCCGGGTCCATCGCCGTGGAGCCGTACCAACGCCCACCGCGGCGCAGCCTCCATCGAAGGAGGACAAGCCTGCCGAACCGTTGGCGCCCGAGCCAACCGTGCCAGCGGCGGTCGAACCAGCCTCGGAGCATTCCGGATTGCCCGCGCTCATCATGTTGGGTTTCGGCACGCTGATCGTTTTCATCGCGGGTGCGGGTGGATATCACGTCCTCCAGGCGCGCCGTCAAACCGGCGAAACTTCCCTTGACGACGCTGACGATGAGGCCTCGTGAAGATTTTCACAAAGTGAACGGCCGCAGCTAGACTGGGGCCATGGCATCCCATCCTGAATTTATTGATCGTCCGCGCGTTCTTGTTGTCGGCGGCGGCTATGTTGGTCTGTATGTAGCCATGAAACTGCAGAAGAAGGTTCGGGCGCATGGTGGCATCGTGACTGTCGTTGATCCGGTCCCCTACATGACGTACCAGCCCTTTCTGCCTGAAGTAGCGGCCGGAAACATCGAGGCGCGTCACGCTGTTGTATCCCACCGCACCCACCTCGGCGCGAGTGAACTCATCAGTGGCCGAGTCACCTCCATTGACCACGCGCAGCGCAAGGCAGTAGTGGCTCCGGTAGATGGTTCCGCTCCATTCGAGCTTGGTTACCGCGACGTCGTGATTGCCGCTGGTGCGATCACTCGCACGTTCCCCATCAAGGGTTTGGCAGAACAGGGTATCGGCATGAAATCCATTGAAGAAGCCGTTGCCGTGAGGAACAAGGTGCTTGAGCGCATCGAAACCGCATCTCTTCTCCAGGACGGCCCGGAACGTCGGCGGATGCTCACATTTGTCGTCGTCGGCGGTGGATTCGCAGGTATCGAGACCATTGCCGAGATCGAGGATCTGGCACGGGCCACAGTCGCGAAAAACGATCGGTTGACGCACGAAGATCTGCGCTTCGTTCTCGTTGAGGCCATGGGCCGAATCATGCCTGAGGTCACCGAAGAGCAGGCTCTCTGGGTCGTCGATCACCTCCGTTCACGCGGCATTCAGGTGCTGCTCAATACCTCGCTTGCCAACGCCGAGGGCGGGCTGCTGCAACTGATCAACATGCCGGACAAGTCTGCGGCGGATGAATTCGAGGCGGATACTCTGATCTGGACAGCCGGAGTCCAGGCAAACCCGATGGTCCGGTTCACAGATTTCCCCATCGATGACCGCGGACGTGTCCGTGCCAACGCTGAACTGCGGATTACGGGCGACGACGGACCCATTGACGGCGCTTGGGCGGCCGGAGACGTTTCCGCCGTTCCTGATCTGTCCGGAGGCGGCGTGGGCGGATTCTGTGTTCCGAATGCTCAGCACGCGGTGCGTCAGGCCAAGCGCCTCGCCGCAAACCTCTATGCCGAGCGCTATGGCGTGGGCAGGGTGGCTGAGTACAAGCACAAGAACCTCGGCGCGGTAGCTGGGTTCGGAGTGTACAAGGGCGTGGCCAACATCATGGGCCTCAAGCTTCGGGGTGTCCTCGCCTGGGCCGCACACCGCGGCTACCACGGCATGGCTATGCCCACTTTTGAGCGGAAGTTCCGCGTGCTGTCAGGCTGGTTCTCCAGCTTACTTTTCCGTCGCGACACCACGCAGCTCATGGACCTGCAGACGCCACGCCGCCAATTTGAAGAGGCAGCTACTCCCAAACCCAAGCCAGCCGCTCAGGAAGCTCCTGCCACCGCGCAGGATTCTGCTGACAACCGGACGGCCGAGAAGCAGCCCGCGAACTAGTAGGACTCAGTGTTCGGTGGCGGCGGGAGAGATCCGGCCGCCGTCGATCTTTAACGGTGTTTACATCCCGTATTCTGGGAGATGCACTTCGCGGCCCCAGTAGCCCAATGGCAGAGGCAGGAGACTTAAAATCTTCACAGTGTGGGTTCGAGTCCCACCTGGGGCACCGGCCAGTCCCCTTCCTGCGCGAGATCACCCTTTAGCGCTCAAAGTACGGGTTGCTCGGGGTGATCTCGGCGGCAGGGGGTGACCTCGCGATTGGCTGAAAGGCGCGCGTAACGGCGCCAAGGGTGGGAGTGGAATCTTCAGGAGGAGTTGTCCGTTGTCATTGGTAGACTTGTTCACACGCTCCACCCCATAGATGAAGGACACACAGCACATGGCAACTGGCAGTAACCCTGTCTTCAACGGCAAGAACTTCCGTGCCCAGACCCGGGGCGGAAACTACTCTCAGGGCGGTGTGGCTCAGGGTGCACCTGAATCCATGTCGGCACAGCAATTGCAGGACATGTACAACGGGCCGTCAGCAGGCCCAACTGACACTGGCCGCATGACGTTCGACGACGTCATCGTCAAGACGCTGGCATGCCTCGGCATGGTACTCGTCGGTGCGGCCATCCCGGCGTTCATTGTGCCGCAATTTGCAACGGTACTCATGATCGTTGGGGTTGTCGGCGGACTTGTGCTGGGCCTCGTCAATGCTTTCAAGCGCGAGCCCGTGCCTGCACTGATTCTGGCCTACGCCGGTTTGGAAGGCCTCTTCCTTGGTGCACTGACCATGTTCCTTGAGGCACAGTTCCCCAACATTGCTCTGCAGGCGATCATTGGTACCCTCTCCGTTTTTGGTGTCACTCTGCTGCTGTTCCGCAGTGGCAAGGTGCGGGCTACCCCCAAGGCCATGAAATTCTTCATGATCGCCATCATCGGCTACGGGGTCTTCAGTCTCGTCAATATGGGGCTCATGATCTTTGGCGGCGTTAGTGACCCATGGGGCATCCGTGGCATGGATATACCGGGCACCAACATTCCGTTCGGTGTTGTGATCGGCTTATTCGCGATCGGTCTTGCGGCGTTCTCTCTGATCATTGATTTCACGTCGATCTCTGCCGGTGTCAAGAACGGAGCCCCGCGGCGCTACTCCTGGACGGCGGCCTTCGGACTGACGGTCACGCTGGTCTGGCTGTACGTTGAGATTCTGCGGCTCCTAGCCATCATCCGCGGCAACGACTAGTAGCTGATCAGCAGATAGGTGGGCCCCCGACGATGGTCGGGGGCCCACCTATGTTAATTGGCGCGTCGCTGAAAGCACCCGTGCATCGTCCCTCCCCGACCTGGAGGAATTCTCCCAACGGTGGACTCTCTGGACAGGAATCCGTACACCACCGGATGTGGAAAGGTTGAGCCATGAGACGCCCGAACAGTCGTCAAAATTCTCCGCTCGCCTTCCAACGATCCATGGCCAAGGCATCTTCGGAGAACGCGTCGGAGGATGTGCCATATGCGCTTCGTGTTTCCGCCGCGTGGGCATGGCGCCTCGGTCTGATTCTCGTGGTCTCCGGGATCCTCATCTGGTTGCTCAGCAAGGTCTCGCTGATCATCATTCCACTCATGGTCGCTGGGCTACTGGCGGGTCTGCTGTCCCCGGTGACGGAAGCGATGCGCAGAAACCGTGTACCCGGCTCCCTGGCTGTCACCATCACGGTCCTGGGATTTCTCGGCATCATCGTGGGCGGATTATCGCTCGTGGGGCAAGAACTGGTCCGTGGATTCTCCGACCTCAGAGACGAGGCGATTGAGGGCGTCAACAAAGTTGAACGCTGGCTATCTGATGGCCCGCTGCATCTCACCACCGACCAGATCGGCAATTACGCCAAGGACATCGGAGAGGCCGCCCAATCGAACAGCAGCACTATTGTCTCCGGTGCACTCTCTTTTGGAAGTACTGCCGGCCAGTTAGCAGCGGGCTCACTGCTCACCGTGTTTGCGCTGATCTTCTTTCTGCTTGAAGGAAACCGGATCTGGGGTTTCGCCGTCGGACTCATGCCGCGAAAAGCACGAGCAGCCACTGACGGTGCAGGACGCAAAGGCTGGGTGTCCATGGTGCACTACGTTCGCACTCAGATATTTGTGGCGTTCGTCGACGCCGTAGGTATCGGGGCGGGCGCGGCAATCATTGGTGTCCCGCTCGCGCTTCCACTATCCGTGCTGGTCTTTATCGGCTCTTTCATCCCCATCGTCGGTGCCCTCTTCACCGGTTTTCTCGTCGTCGTACTGGCCCTGGTGGCGAACGGCTGGGTCAACGCACTGATCATGCTTGCGATAGTTTTGGTGGTACAGCAGATCGAGGGCCACATCCTTCAGCCACTCGTGATCGGTAAGGCCGTTGCGCTCCACCCACTCGCAGTCGTCCTTGCCGTAGCCGCCGGGTCCCTCCTTGCAGGAATCCCCGGGGCACTCTTCTCGGTACCATTGTTGGCAATCGTCAACACCATGGTCCGGTACATCGCAACCCGCCAGTGGGAATCTGATCCCGCGCTGGGTGCGCCGCCGAGCAGAGCCGAACTCATACAGGACAATCACAACGAGGCCACACCATGACACCATCACCGCAACCGCAGCTGCCAGTAACGCTCAAGGACATCGAGGCTGCTCGGACGCGTCTGGAAGGAGTCATTGCCAATACTCCGATTGAGATTTCACGAGCACTGGCCCGCCAGCTAGGA
This region of Arthrobacter roseus genomic DNA includes:
- a CDS encoding Ppx/GppA phosphatase family protein; amino-acid sequence: MSRVAAIDCGTNSIRLLIADADQGALTDVVRLMRVVRLGEGVDATGRFSDAALERTLAATREYAELIEQHDAGRIRFVATSATRDAANREVFFDGVRELLGVEPEVISGDEEASLSFQGAASVLSLDQADNLLVVDLGGGSTEFVMGNADGVTAARSMNMGCVRFTEKFLSTDPPTASEIAMAVGSARELIHSASIDVPLSQATALVGVAGSVTTITAHALGLEEYSSEAIHGTELPQQLTADACTDLLTMPRSVRGELPYMHPGRVDVIGAGALIWRTIIDELAERTNGRIASTITSEHDILDGIALSIASSERR
- a CDS encoding AI-2E family transporter — its product is MAKASSENASEDVPYALRVSAAWAWRLGLILVVSGILIWLLSKVSLIIIPLMVAGLLAGLLSPVTEAMRRNRVPGSLAVTITVLGFLGIIVGGLSLVGQELVRGFSDLRDEAIEGVNKVERWLSDGPLHLTTDQIGNYAKDIGEAAQSNSSTIVSGALSFGSTAGQLAAGSLLTVFALIFFLLEGNRIWGFAVGLMPRKARAATDGAGRKGWVSMVHYVRTQIFVAFVDAVGIGAGAAIIGVPLALPLSVLVFIGSFIPIVGALFTGFLVVVLALVANGWVNALIMLAIVLVVQQIEGHILQPLVIGKAVALHPLAVVLAVAAGSLLAGIPGALFSVPLLAIVNTMVRYIATRQWESDPALGAPPSRAELIQDNHNEATP
- a CDS encoding NAD(P)/FAD-dependent oxidoreductase, which translates into the protein MASHPEFIDRPRVLVVGGGYVGLYVAMKLQKKVRAHGGIVTVVDPVPYMTYQPFLPEVAAGNIEARHAVVSHRTHLGASELISGRVTSIDHAQRKAVVAPVDGSAPFELGYRDVVIAAGAITRTFPIKGLAEQGIGMKSIEEAVAVRNKVLERIETASLLQDGPERRRMLTFVVVGGGFAGIETIAEIEDLARATVAKNDRLTHEDLRFVLVEAMGRIMPEVTEEQALWVVDHLRSRGIQVLLNTSLANAEGGLLQLINMPDKSAADEFEADTLIWTAGVQANPMVRFTDFPIDDRGRVRANAELRITGDDGPIDGAWAAGDVSAVPDLSGGGVGGFCVPNAQHAVRQAKRLAANLYAERYGVGRVAEYKHKNLGAVAGFGVYKGVANIMGLKLRGVLAWAAHRGYHGMAMPTFERKFRVLSGWFSSLLFRRDTTQLMDLQTPRRQFEEAATPKPKPAAQEAPATAQDSADNRTAEKQPAN
- a CDS encoding Bax inhibitor-1/YccA family membrane protein, translated to MATGSNPVFNGKNFRAQTRGGNYSQGGVAQGAPESMSAQQLQDMYNGPSAGPTDTGRMTFDDVIVKTLACLGMVLVGAAIPAFIVPQFATVLMIVGVVGGLVLGLVNAFKREPVPALILAYAGLEGLFLGALTMFLEAQFPNIALQAIIGTLSVFGVTLLLFRSGKVRATPKAMKFFMIAIIGYGVFSLVNMGLMIFGGVSDPWGIRGMDIPGTNIPFGVVIGLFAIGLAAFSLIIDFTSISAGVKNGAPRRYSWTAAFGLTVTLVWLYVEILRLLAIIRGND
- a CDS encoding DUF501 domain-containing protein is translated as MSDNVAMAPTQEDLDTLSLQLGRPVRDVVEIGARCVCGNPLVATTAPRLSNGIPFPTTFYLTHPVITAAVSRLEAAGVMTEMSERLLTDPGLASSYQAAHENYLASRNGVGHRTGVGAVPEIDGVSAGGMPTRVKCLHVLVGHSLAAGPGINPLGDEALAGIDQWWNREQCWCKGAWDTNASVPNQELSRHARTQGLSPEELQQKKAERRAPSGDRT
- a CDS encoding S8 family peptidase — protein: MTAASRRTLSAVVVLVLLGTWAAAPAGAADDIRSKEYWLEDYGITEAWKTSKGKGVKVAVIDSGVDGSHPDLKGVVVGGTDVSGVGAADGQQGIGITPEHGTLVASLLAGRGHVDKGPSVSPSPSAKPDPMDRYGRGPEGIVGVAPEAEILAVSAFIGQDNPGGISIDEQIPNAVRWAVDHGAQVINMSLGSTSASWPKAWDAAFLYAEQHDVVIITAAGNRGVGMVQVGAPATIPGVLAVAGLDVEGRASWDSSSQGITIGVAAPAEKLVGALPGGLYANWSGTSGAAPLVAGVAALIRAEYPDMSAAQVINRIITTATDAGVPGLDPIYGYGVLDAAAAVTEPVPVVAVNPLGTISDWIRVHRRGAVPTPTAAQPPSKEDKPAEPLAPEPTVPAAVEPASEHSGLPALIMLGFGTLIVFIAGAGGYHVLQARRQTGETSLDDADDEAS